CCATCTTCATCCACCGATTCCACCCGGTTAAGATCCAGGATAATATTTCTTTGCCCTCCGGTATTACGCAGCATAAATTCGCCTTTCAGTTTACCGGCCACTTCTCCATTCAAACAGGAAGCATGCGGTTCAATAACCACAAAACGTTCCCCTTTTTCCACCGTGAATTTCATACCTATCCTTCTTTTGTGGCAAAGATCTCTGTCAATGCCTGATCTACATTTTTCTGTATGCGTTCGTTGACTTCTCCCGCTTCTGGGTAAACGAATCCTTCGCCCGTAATGTGCTCGTATAATTCAATATAGCGTGCTGAGATCGAAGAAACCACTTCATCGGTCATCTCCGGTATCTGCTGACCGTCCTTACCTTGAAAACCATTATCCATCAACCATTGTCTTACAAATTCTTTGGAAAGCTGTTTTTGAGCACTTCCGGTAGATTGACGGTCGTCATAGCCTTCTGCATAAAAATAACGGGAGGAATCTGGTGTGTGTATCTCATCGATCAAATAGATCTGATCTTCTTTCTTACCAAATTCGTATTTCGTATCTACCAGAATAAGGCCGCGTTCGCGGGCAATTTCTGTACCTCTTTGAAATAATGCTCTGGTATATTTTTCCAATTGTGTGTAATCTTCTTCGCTTACAATACCGTTCGCAAGGATAGCTTCTCTGGAAATATCTTCATCATGCCCCACCGCAGCTTTAGTCGTTGGCGTAATGATGGGTTCAGGTAATTTATCGTTCTCGCGAAGACCTTCTGGCAGCGTAACACCACACAGCAATCTGCCTCCATCACGGTAAGTACGCCAGGCATGCCCCGATAGGTAACCACGAATTACCATTTCTACTTTGAAAGGCTCGCATGCATGCCCAATGGTAACACTGGGATCCGGTGTGCTTAATACCCAATTGGGCAAAATATCGGCCGTAGCCGCCAAAAACTTAGCAGCAATTTGATTTAAAACTTGTCCTTTATGAGGAATGGGCCTGGGTAGCACCACGTCGAATGCAGAAATGCGATCCGAAGCAATCATCACCAAATAATGATGATCGATCGTATATACATCGCGTACCTTGCCTCTGTAAAAAGCAGTTTGTTTATTAAATTTAAAGTTCGTTTCGTTTATTGCATTCATTCTCAAAGCGGTTTTTTGACTTGACCCCCACGTCGGGTAGACGATGGAGGGACTAAAGTACGAAGTTTTCAGGAAAAGGTGGTGCCTTAAGAAGGTTTGATATCCCCGTAAGCCTCTAAAATCCTTTTAACCAACTTATGTCGCACCACATCTGATCCGGTGAGATGCACAATATCAATTCCCTCGATGTTGTCCAACAAATTAATGGCTGTTGCTAATCCCGACTGCGTTTTCTTCGGCAGGTCGATCTGCGTTAAATCTCCCGTAACGATGAACTTCGCCGTAGGCCCCATCCGCGTCAAAAACATTTTCAGCTGCATATCGGTCGCATTCTGTGCCTCATCAAGGATCACAAAACAGTTATCTAACGTACGGCCACGCATAAATGCCAAAGGCGCCACTTCGATCGTTCTATTTTCTAGATAGCCCTTGAGTTTTTCCACCGGGATCATGTCATCTAACGCATCATAAAGCGGTCTTAAGTACGGATCCACCTTTTCTTTCAAATCGCCGGGCAGGAAGCCCAAGTTCTCACCTGCTTCTACCGCTGGTCGCGTGAGGATGATCCTTTTAATTTCTTTATTGCGCAATGCACGTACGGCTAAGGCTACCGCAGTATAGGTTTTACCTGTTCCGGCAGGGCCGACAGCAAACAGGATGTCATTTTTAATAATGCTATCTACCATACGCCGCTGATTTGGCGTACGAGCACGCACGATGATACCATTGGTACCATACACAATGGGTTCGCCACGCGAAAAGGTTGGATCTGTAATAGCAGCCACCTCTTTGGAAGCGTTGCTAAGAATAGGTGCTGGCACCACATCGCTTACAATACTCTCCAGATCTAGCGCAGAAAGATTCTGCAAGCGCTGTACATGCTCCAGGACTTTTTCGAAGGTCTGACCAAATAAAACCTGCTCCTTCTCCTCGCCCAGCACCTTCAGCTCATCACCTCTGGCGATCAACCGCACTTTCGGAAACACTTTTTTCAAAAATTCGTAATTCTCGTTTTGGGCACCCCAAAGCGTTACAAGATTGACTTCTTCCAGCCGAATAACTAATTCACTCAATTTTATCCTTCCTTACGGTAAAAAAATTAACTTATACTCCTGTGTACTAAAATAACATTCTTCAATCTACTTTGCATCATATCGCATTTTTATTTTTTTAAACAAGGCCT
This sequence is a window from Sphingobacterium sp. lm-10. Protein-coding genes within it:
- a CDS encoding phosphoribosylaminoimidazolesuccinocarboxamide synthase: MNAINETNFKFNKQTAFYRGKVRDVYTIDHHYLVMIASDRISAFDVVLPRPIPHKGQVLNQIAAKFLAATADILPNWVLSTPDPSVTIGHACEPFKVEMVIRGYLSGHAWRTYRDGGRLLCGVTLPEGLRENDKLPEPIITPTTKAAVGHDEDISREAILANGIVSEEDYTQLEKYTRALFQRGTEIARERGLILVDTKYEFGKKEDQIYLIDEIHTPDSSRYFYAEGYDDRQSTGSAQKQLSKEFVRQWLMDNGFQGKDGQQIPEMTDEVVSSISARYIELYEHITGEGFVYPEAGEVNERIQKNVDQALTEIFATKEG
- a CDS encoding PhoH family protein; amino-acid sequence: MSELVIRLEEVNLVTLWGAQNENYEFLKKVFPKVRLIARGDELKVLGEEKEQVLFGQTFEKVLEHVQRLQNLSALDLESIVSDVVPAPILSNASKEVAAITDPTFSRGEPIVYGTNGIIVRARTPNQRRMVDSIIKNDILFAVGPAGTGKTYTAVALAVRALRNKEIKRIILTRPAVEAGENLGFLPGDLKEKVDPYLRPLYDALDDMIPVEKLKGYLENRTIEVAPLAFMRGRTLDNCFVILDEAQNATDMQLKMFLTRMGPTAKFIVTGDLTQIDLPKKTQSGLATAINLLDNIEGIDIVHLTGSDVVRHKLVKRILEAYGDIKPS